In the Microscilla marina ATCC 23134 genome, ACTTTTGTCGAGCAAAATAAATATGAGCCAAATTGATTTTTGAAATTGTTTTCCCTTTAATGTCATCAATGTCTATGGACATCCTTAGCCCTTTTTGAGCATAGAAAAAAGCGGAGTCTAATTGATTTAGTTTTGAGTAGATATAACTTAAATTATTAAAAACCAGCGGGTTTTTAAGTTTGAGTTGCTGAGAGATTGTCAATGCTTTTTGTAAATACTCTAAAGCTAAAGAGTATTGTTTCATTTCACCGTGTACCATGCCAATGTTAGTATACACAATGGCTACCCCTCGTTGGCTGTTGATTGCTTTTTTTAAATCAACTGCTTTCTTGTTATACTCCAATGCTTTTTGGTAATTTTTCTGAAACCTGTATATGGTAGCTATATTGGTATAAGAAACACTCATTAAACGTAAGTTGTTGGCTTTTTCCTGAATACTCAATCCTCGTTGATAGTAAAAAATAGCCTTGGTATAGGCACCTTGCTGTTTATAAATGTTTGCCAGGTTATTGTAGGCTACTGAAGTACCCAGTTTGTGAGATATTTCCTTGAATAGATTTAAAGATTCTTGATAATACTTTTCAGCCTCTTTGTATTTTGCTTGAAAAAAATACGATGCCCCAAAATGGTTTTTGATTTTGGCAATAGCCAACTTGGATTGTAGCTTTTGAGCAATTGATAAAGCTTTTTGAGAAAAAAAACGAATAGAATCGGGCGACCTTTTGTGATAGGCATAACAAATCTTATCTAATAGATGCAAACGCATGCTATCAGTTGTTTTGGTGTTTAAAGCAGCCTTCCATTGATCAATTTGTGGTGTTTGTGCGCTGGAAGAAGTAACCAGTAAGGGAAAACAAATCCAACAAAAAAAGGCAATGAATAAACATTGCTTTTTCTGAGGGCGAGTATCTTCATGAATTTTCATTAAAATTTTCAGGTAATATTCATAACTACTTTGTTTGGGTAAGCAATCTGTAAAAAATAAAGTGATTCAGTCAAATAAAATACCTTGTGAACAAACAAGCAAAAAACTTTACATGGTGATAAGTTTCTCCATTGTATTACTCCCCAAGTCAAGTTCAGAACCGTGAGAACCTAAATCAAAGGATTTAAAAATGTACCACAGTAAATTGTCGGTGCAGTTTTTTTTAGAAACACGGCAACCAAAGATATCGTTTGACGAAATTGGTTATTTTTGTAGAATTACTAAGCCAAAGAAAGCTTAATATAACACCTTAGGAATAGTACCAAAATAAATTTACATTTTTAACGTCATCTTTCGCTGACAGAATTCGTTAAAAAAACTTGCCGTAGCGCTGCTATGCCGCCGTCCCGCAGGGCTGGCTCAACATCCACTGGATATTGCCCTACCTCTCCTGCCAACAAAATATTTTGGCGTTACTATAGAACTTTATTTTTACACCATTCCTTATAGCAAAATGTCGCTGAATTTTAGGGTTAAATTTGGGAGTGTAAGCATGACAGTGCCTTTGCCTGATTAAGATGTTACACTGAAGGTGGATTTTATAAAAAAGAGTATAATTTATAGCGTTAATTTGTCTGTTTTTATAACAAAATGCTATATTTAGAATAAACCTTTTCAATAAATCCTACACCAACTTCTAAGATAATGTGTACAAATTCTGGCTACGTATGGACGGTTTTTTATATTTGTTTATTTCTACCTTTGTATAAGTTAAAAGCGCAAAATTCTCAGATAGACAGCCTGAAAACGCTTCTTCTAGCAAGCAAACCTGATACCCATCGACTACACTTATTGAATGAACTTTCTAAAGCCTATTTTAAAATTTCGTCAGACACCATCAGGTTTTTTGCCTTAAGGGAAAAACAACTTGCTCAAAATTTAAAGCAAATATATTGGCAAGCGAGTGCCGAAAATAATTTGGGGATTTCCTGTTTTTTTGAGGCAAGTTATACAAGAGCATTGCAGCATTATCGCCGAGCGTTGCAGCTATACCAAAGCATCAGAAGTGAGCGGGGAATATCTAGTGTTTATAATAATCTAGGGAACATCGAGAGAGCGCTGGGCAATTACCCAAAGGCGCTCGACTACTACCAACGAGGTCTGGCTATTCAAGAGAAAATCCAGGACTTGGGTTTATTGGGGGTTTCTTATAACAACATTGGTATTATCTTTAAAAGGCAGGGAGAATACAACAAAGCAATCACGTACTATCTAAAATCTTTGCAAATAAGGAAAAAACTTCAGGATTATAAAGGGGTCGTTTCGTGTTATACCAACTTGGGAGTTGTTTATAATAAACTGAAGCAGTATACCAAAGGGCTTTTTTACTGCAAAAAATCATTACACCTTGCACAACGACTGAAACTTAACAGAGCACTTTATTATAACAATGTTGGTTATGCTTTTTTCAAACTTAACCAATCAGACTCAGCATTGATGTATATTCAACAAGGGTATGCTATTGCAGAAAAAAATCAAGATAAGCTTGGTAAAATACGCGCTTACTTACATTTGGCTTGGGTCTATTATGCCCAAAAAGCATACGAAAAAACCATTTTTGTGGCAAAACAGGCTTTAACCATTGCCCAACAACTCAACAGAAGGGATGAAATAAGCCAGTTAAGCCATGTTTTGTTTCAAAGTCACCAGCAATTGGCTCATTATCAGTTAGCATTAAAATACCACTTGTTGCATACTCAAAGTAAAGATTCCTTGATTAATGACTCGAAAACTAAAGAAATTACCCGCCTAGAGCTGAGTTATGTTTTTGATAAAAAACAAGCATTTCTTAAAATGCAACAGCAAGTCAAAGAACAAAAAATCAGGATGGATAGCGAAAAAAAACTCGTGCAAGAGCGTTGGTACTTATTCAGCGCATTGGCAGGGTTGTTTGTGCTGGCAATCATTAGCACATTCGTTTTTAGAAGCCGTCAGATACAAAAACACCTAAATAGCCAACTGGTGAAACAAAAAGATAAACTGGTTATGCTCAATGAAGAACTCCTCCAAACCCAAGACGAAATTACTGCTCAACATAATCATATAGAACAACAACACAAGGCACTGGTGGAATATAAATATAATACAGAGGGGAGTGTAAGGGCTGCACGAAATATTCAACTTGCTTTATTACCGTTTGAAAAAGATTTGACAAAGGTGTTTAAAAAGCATTTTGTAGTGTATCGTCCTAAAAATATTGTATCAGGAGATTTTTATTGGATAAAAACAATAAATGAGCAAAGGTTGATTGTAGTGGCAGACTGTGTAGGACATGGGATACCCGGTGCATTTATGAGTTTGATTGGGATTAATTTGTTAGATAAAATTATTTTTCAGGAGGGGCTCACCGATCCGGCAGGTGTATTTGAGCGATTGCACCAAGAGATTAACCAAGTACTTCAGCAATACATAGATGCTAAGTGGAGTATGGGAATGGACGCTGTTTTGTGTAGCTTAGTTGAGCAAAACGACGGGAATACTAGACTGGTATTTTCAGGAGCCAAAAACCCTTTGTATTATGTGTTGCCTGGCACTACAGCATTAGAAGTGATTCAAGGAGATCGTAAGTCGATAGGTGGTACGAGAGGAGCAAATAAATCGTTTATCAATAAAGAAATGGTGTTTCCTCCAGGTACATTGCTTTATGCGGGCTCTGATGGTTTACAGGATCAAAACAATATTGCCCGCCAAACCTTTGGAACTCGTCGCCTACAGGCAGTTTTAAAATCTTGCGCCTCTTTGCCTTTTGCTCAACAAAAACAACGAATTGAGCATTGCATCGATGAATATATGCAAGGTACCACCCAACGTGATGATATTTTGTGGGTAGGCATTGAACTTTAACCGTAGCATACACCCACCAGCTTGTTTTTAGAACAACCTAAAAAAGGACTCCCTTTATACAAAGAGAGCCCTGACTTGTATTTCCTGCAAGTGTACTTAGCAGTCTTAAGTATTTAGACAATTAAGGTGTATACTTCCATAATTCAAGGCTACTTCCTTTGCCTAACTTGTCACCCAACCCGATATAACCGATGCTATTAATGCCAAATGCAGTAGCATAAGCTCTGGCACCGCTTTTGGGTTTGTTTGTACTTACCCACTGTTTGGTAGCAGGAGCATACGCCCACATGTCATCTGCATACGTGGTTCCGGCAGCACTCAAATCATCAATGCCTAACCCCACATATCCTTTGCTGTTGAATGAAAACCCCACGGCTCCTATACGTGTTTTACCTGGTAAATCAGCAATTTGTGTCCATTGGTCTAAAATAGGGTCATATTCCCAAAAATCTTTGTAAAAGTCATGGCTACGTCCAGTACCTACATAAGCTTTATTGTCAATAGTAAAGCTAGTGGCTGAATACCGTTCAGTACCTTTAAAATCAGCGACTTGTATCCACTTATCTGAGGTTGGGTCGTATTTCCAGAAATCTTTGGTAGCTGGACCATTAACTTCTCCGTTTACGAGAGTTGCTGCATCTATACGACCTGTACCTACATAACCTTGACCGTTTAGCACAAAGCTTACAGCTTGATTTCTTGCTTTACCAGGAAAACCAGCTACTTGATTCCATTGGTCGTTGCTTGCATCATATTCCCAAAAATCTGTGTAGCTTTTTCCTTTTGATCCCTTACCAGTACCTACATAAGCTTTGGTGCCTATTACAAAACTTACAGCAGAGGTGCGCGATTCGCCTGGAAAATTAGCCACTTGTGCCCAAGTATCGTTGCCAGTGTCATATACCCAAAAATCCTTAAGATAATTTCCTGAAACTTTGCCCATACCTGCATATATTTTATCATCTATAGCAAAAGTAGTAACATTGGATCGAGCCTCGCCAGGCAAAGAGGCCAATTGATTGGCAGGACGAGTTATCTCAAAATCAGTAGTGCTGGTAGCAGTTTCTGTTTCCTGTTTTACTACCACCTTGCCAGTAGTGGCATTATCAGGAATAGTTACTGTTACCAATTTGTCACCATTAGTAGTCATATCTTTGACGAGGGTATTATTAAAGAAAACCTTGGCACCATTCACTTTTTTATTAATGGTAATTTTTATTTGTTCCCCAACCTTGCCCTTCATTGGTTCTATAGATATAATAGACAAGGCTACACTATTATTATCAGTAGTAGGGTTAGCAGTAACAGGTTGTGGGTCTTCATTCTTTTTTGAGCAAGCAGTTAATAATACGCTTGCAAACATGCTGATGTAGAAAAAACTTAAAATGATTCTTTTCATTCTGATTTTTTATTTAAAAATTTACTTTGATAAGGATAGCTTGGTAAAGGATAAAATACTTCATTCGCCTAATGATAGAATGAAGGCGAATAGTGAATATTTTGACAACTAGAAGTTGAAAAAATATAACTTGATTTCGTGAGTGCAAAGTTAGATATTGACCTTACTCACAACAAATTTTGCCACTTAACAACGACTTAACAAAAGCCCGTTGTAAATAAGGTTTTGTGATGATTTAAGTTTTTGATAGTCAGTTATTTGTGTGTTGTTGTATATATAAAATAAAGTATTTTTGCATTAGCCAAATGCTGTACTGCCAAAGTTAGCAAGCCTTTTATTTGGTCAAATTATACTCACCGTCAAATTTACAGTTTTTGGTTTGTGGGGTGCGACAGTTGGTCGTCTCACTTACTTTTACTTGGCCAGCTGTGCTAAAATCAAAGGCAATTTTACAGTTTCCTCCTTGGTTGCTTATTGCTGTATATTGATCTGTAAAAAACGCTTTGCCATTAAACTTACCTACACAATCAGGCACCGCAAGTGTTACATCATAGGTGAGCTCACTACCTTGAGTCCATTGTATTTTTAATGACTTGTACTTATTGAAGGTGTACTCCCCATTGTATTTCTGGTAGTTAGTTGTAGTCACCTTTGCCTGAGGGCTTGTTTTGGGTAGTGGCTTTTCTTTGTAAGACACTATTTTGTTTTGTTCATCAAATTGAATATTAGCCAATATCAATTCTTTTTGTTGTTTTCGGTGTTTTACTACCTTGATACTAGCAAGGCGACCTTCTATTTTCAAAGAAGGCAAATCAGGCATATAAACAATCCCGTTATTTTCGGCTTTCATTTTTTGTACAGCTGTTGGGGCGCTTATATAAGTAGCTGCCTTGAAAAGTTTTATGGTATCAGCAAAGTTATTTTGCATAGCGTCATAATAACCTTTGGAGTACTTATGATAAA is a window encoding:
- a CDS encoding tetratricopeptide repeat protein, with translation MCTNSGYVWTVFYICLFLPLYKLKAQNSQIDSLKTLLLASKPDTHRLHLLNELSKAYFKISSDTIRFFALREKQLAQNLKQIYWQASAENNLGISCFFEASYTRALQHYRRALQLYQSIRSERGISSVYNNLGNIERALGNYPKALDYYQRGLAIQEKIQDLGLLGVSYNNIGIIFKRQGEYNKAITYYLKSLQIRKKLQDYKGVVSCYTNLGVVYNKLKQYTKGLFYCKKSLHLAQRLKLNRALYYNNVGYAFFKLNQSDSALMYIQQGYAIAEKNQDKLGKIRAYLHLAWVYYAQKAYEKTIFVAKQALTIAQQLNRRDEISQLSHVLFQSHQQLAHYQLALKYHLLHTQSKDSLINDSKTKEITRLELSYVFDKKQAFLKMQQQVKEQKIRMDSEKKLVQERWYLFSALAGLFVLAIISTFVFRSRQIQKHLNSQLVKQKDKLVMLNEELLQTQDEITAQHNHIEQQHKALVEYKYNTEGSVRAARNIQLALLPFEKDLTKVFKKHFVVYRPKNIVSGDFYWIKTINEQRLIVVADCVGHGIPGAFMSLIGINLLDKIIFQEGLTDPAGVFERLHQEINQVLQQYIDAKWSMGMDAVLCSLVEQNDGNTRLVFSGAKNPLYYVLPGTTALEVIQGDRKSIGGTRGANKSFINKEMVFPPGTLLYAGSDGLQDQNNIARQTFGTRRLQAVLKSCASLPFAQQKQRIEHCIDEYMQGTTQRDDILWVGIEL
- a CDS encoding tetratricopeptide repeat protein, with protein sequence MKIHEDTRPQKKQCLFIAFFCWICFPLLVTSSSAQTPQIDQWKAALNTKTTDSMRLHLLDKICYAYHKRSPDSIRFFSQKALSIAQKLQSKLAIAKIKNHFGASYFFQAKYKEAEKYYQESLNLFKEISHKLGTSVAYNNLANIYKQQGAYTKAIFYYQRGLSIQEKANNLRLMSVSYTNIATIYRFQKNYQKALEYNKKAVDLKKAINSQRGVAIVYTNIGMVHGEMKQYSLALEYLQKALTISQQLKLKNPLVFNNLSYIYSKLNQLDSAFFYAQKGLRMSIDIDDIKGKTISKINLAHIYFARQKYTYAIKNGEEALTLAQQNKRLISIKNISEVLFKCYMKLGSYKKAIESRTLLIQAKDSLFNLEKNKQLVEIETRYETQKKEQQIILKNNQITLLKKEKQHETLLKYTFVGAFISLFFLGSLLVMFLRLRVSKNKQLIIQNQQLHDAETKLTKAQLNEKKLLAETLKKELEIKQQQLASKALHIIQKNEILEKVKESIQSLKKDNKVNVTQLARLVDSGIQIDKDWNNFFALFLEVHQGFFDKLKGISDELSDTELRLCALVKLKFTSKEIASILGITHGSTSVARHRIRKKLSIPSDEKLAKFIDDL
- a CDS encoding Kelch repeat-containing protein, coding for MKRIILSFFYISMFASVLLTACSKKNEDPQPVTANPTTDNNSVALSIISIEPMKGKVGEQIKITINKKVNGAKVFFNNTLVKDMTTNGDKLVTVTIPDNATTGKVVVKQETETATSTTDFEITRPANQLASLPGEARSNVTTFAIDDKIYAGMGKVSGNYLKDFWVYDTGNDTWAQVANFPGESRTSAVSFVIGTKAYVGTGKGSKGKSYTDFWEYDASNDQWNQVAGFPGKARNQAVSFVLNGQGYVGTGRIDAATLVNGEVNGPATKDFWKYDPTSDKWIQVADFKGTERYSATSFTIDNKAYVGTGRSHDFYKDFWEYDPILDQWTQIADLPGKTRIGAVGFSFNSKGYVGLGIDDLSAAGTTYADDMWAYAPATKQWVSTNKPKSGARAYATAFGINSIGYIGLGDKLGKGSSLELWKYTP